One window of the Eucalyptus grandis isolate ANBG69807.140 chromosome 8, ASM1654582v1, whole genome shotgun sequence genome contains the following:
- the LOC104417852 gene encoding LOW QUALITY PROTEIN: G-type lectin S-receptor-like serine/threonine-protein kinase LECRK1 (The sequence of the model RefSeq protein was modified relative to this genomic sequence to represent the inferred CDS: inserted 1 base in 1 codon; deleted 1 base in 1 codon), translating into MANSALRCKHFIRMVATLPFLLALAFIFFTPATAQRQINITLGASLAPNTTTFNSFWLSPSGAFAFGFYQRGDGYAVGVFLPRTPRKTIVWTANRDYPPVPRNSTLRFTSDGRLVLQSSEAQETFVAIPRETAVSASMLDTGNFVLYNSRRDVIWQTFDLPTDTLLAGQHLSPSQQLCSSASESDQSTGLFRLKMQKDGNLVQYPVATPETGEHAYWASGTAGVGDNVTLYLDNDGSLYLLNATGTYVNNITASRGPPKEGIIYLLRIDPDGILRLYLYNATQNADLSKIWSLSDNKCMPKGLCGLNGFCAMNDQNLECKCLPGFGYVNPGNWTSGCERNFTADSCTRADAAPRYTIRPVSNTVWEDTAYADLTFSTNEECQKACLQDCNCEAVIYNAQSCKKMRLPLKYGRRDLTNANILSIKVGRLDLWDWSEWLQAGGKKRPSRRDILIAVASSIAFAIVMLAVSVIIVHRNRVWVYERSPKEGFLTTIEDVAPTSYTFENLTKVTGNFSEEIGXGAFGTVYKGTLMKNQHSSKAVAVKKLKEISSDGEREFLAEVKTIGKTHHRNLVRLLGYCHDGENRLLVYEYMSNGSLADVLFKAEHQASWEVKMGIAQNVARGLLYLHEECETQIIHCDIKPQNILIDDNMQAKIADFGLSKLLKPDQTNTTTMIRGTRGYVAPEWHKQLPVTVKADTYSFGVVLLEIICGRRCVDSSLPEEEAILEDWVYHCFEAGELDKLVHYQTIDQKQLERMVKVALWCIREEPALRPSMRKVLLMLEGTVDIPIPPCLTSFPSVI; encoded by the exons ATGGCTAATTCCGCCCTTCGTTGCAAGCACTTCATTCGTATGGTTGCTACGCTTCCCTTTCTTCTCGCACTTgcattcatcttcttcacaCCTGCAACTGCACAAAGACAGATCAACATAACCCTCGGTGCTTCTCTCGCACCCAACACCACCACCTTCAACTCCTTCTGGCTCTCGCCTTCCGGTGCCTTCGCGTTCGGGTTCTATCAGCGGGGCGACGGTTATGCGGTCGGGGTTTTCCTTCCACGAACTCCGCGTAAAACCATAGTCTGGACCGCTAACCGAGACTATCCTCCGGTCCCACGAAATTCCACCCTACGTTTCACCAGCGACGGGAGACTTGTCCTGCAGTCTTCAGAAGCGCAAGAGACGTTTGTTGCCATTCCGAGGGAGACTGCGGTCTCAGCTTCTATGCTCGACACTGGCAATTTCGTTCTGTATAACTCAAGGCGGGACGTCATATGGCAGACTTTTGATTTGCCGACTGACACCCTCTTGGCAGGCCAGCATTTATCACCAAGCCAACAGTTGTGCTCGAGCGCTTCCGAGAGCGACCAATCGACTGGTTTGTTTCGCCTCAAAATGCAAAAGGATGGAAACCTCGTGCAGTATCCTGTAGCTACTCCAGAGACGGGCGAGCACGCTTACTGGGCATCTGGCACCGCCGGAGTCGGTGACAATGTGACACTATATCTCGATAATGACGGTTCTCTCTACCTGTTGAACGCAACAGGTACATATGTGAACAATATCACCGCAAGTAGAGGACCTCCAAAAGAAGGAATAATCTACCTTTTGAGAATCGACCCAGATGGGATCTTGCGACTGTACTTGTACAACGCGACCCAGAATGCGgatttgtcaaaaatatggtCGCTTTCTGACAACAAATGTATGCCCAAGGGCTTATGCGGGCTCAACGGGTTTTGCGCCATGAATGATCAAAATCTCGAGTGCAAGTGTCTTCCAGGATTCGGATATGTGAACCCGGGGAACTGGACATCTGGGTGCGAGAGGAACTTCACTGCAGATAGCTGCACGAGAGCAGACGCAGCCCCCAGGTACACTATTCGACCGGTCTCTAACACTGTATGGGAGGATACTGCGTATGCTGATCTTACCTTTTCTACCAACGAAGAATGTCAAAAGGCATGCTTGCAGGATTGCAATTGCGAAGCAGTGATATACAATGCCCAATCCTGCAAAAAGATGAGGCTTCCTTTGAAATATGGCAGGAGAGACCTCACTAATGCAAACATACTCTCCATCAAGGTAGGGAGACTGGATCTA TGGGACTGGAGCGAATGGCTTCAAGCCGGAGGAAAGAAAAGGCCTTCTCGGAGAGACATTCTGATTGCAGTTGCATCATCGATTGCTTTTGCAATAGTGATGTTGGCGGTGTCTGTAATTATTGTTCACAGGAATCGTGTCTGGGTTTACGAAAGGTCTCCAAAGGAGGGATTTCTCACAACAATTGAAGATGTTGCTCCTACATCGTATACTTTTGAAAACCTGACGAAAGTGACTGGAAATTTTTCGGAAGAGATTG AGGGAGCATTCGGAACAGTCTACAAAGGCACGCTGATGAAGAATCAGCACAGCAGCAAAGCTGTAGCTGTTAAGAAGCTAAAAGAGATCTCCTCTGATGGGGAAAGGGAGTTCCTAGCTGAGGTGAAAACTATTGGAAAGACTCATCACCGGAATTTGGTCCGACTGCTAGGTTACTGTCACGATGGAGAGAATAGGCTCTTGGTGTATGAGTACATGAGCAATGGGTCACTTGCCGATGTACTCTTTAAAGCCGAACACCAAGCCAGTTGGGAAGTCAAAATGGGAATAGCTCAGAATGTTGCCAGAGGGCTTCTTTATCTACATGAAGAGTGCGAGACGCAGATCATTCATTGTGACATAAAGCCTCAGAACATATTGATAGATGACAACATGCAAGCGAAGATTGCTGATTTTGGGCTGTCGAAACTGCTGAAGCCAGATCAGACCAATACCACAACAATGATAAGGGGTACAAGAGGTTATGTTGCGCCAGAGTGGCACAAGCAACTGCCGGTGACAGTGAAAGCGGACACTTACAGCTTCGGTGTTGTGCTGTTGGAGATCATTTGTGGCCGAAGGTGTGTGGATTCGAGCCTTCCCGAGGAGGAAGCCATTCTCGAGGATTGGGTTTACCACTGCTTCGAGGCTGGTGAGCTGGACAAACTGGTGCATTATCAAACTATTGACCAAAAACAATTGGAGAGGATGGTTAAGGTTGCACTTTGGTGTATCCGAGAAGAGCCAGCTCTTCGTCCTTCGATGAGAAAGGTGCTGCTGATGCTTGAAGGCACGGTCGACATTCCAATCCCTCCCTGTCTTACTTCCTTCCCCAGTGTTATCTAA
- the LOC104415864 gene encoding LOW QUALITY PROTEIN: UPF0235 protein C15orf40 homolog (The sequence of the model RefSeq protein was modified relative to this genomic sequence to represent the inferred CDS: inserted 1 base in 1 codon) yields MPPPRKSKSQLKAGQSTRSSSAAAAAAAAAAESFPSCLRPVPPSSVAITIHAKPGSKSASITDLSDEAXGVQIDAPAKDGEANAALLEYMSSVLGVKKRQVSIGSGSKSRDKVVIVEEVTVKTVFDALARASK; encoded by the exons ATGCCTCCGCCGAGGAAGAGCAAATCGCAGCTGAAAGCGGGCCAGTCAACTCGGTCctcttccgccgccgccgccgccgccgccgccgccgccgagagCTTCCCTTCGTGCCTCCGCCCCGTCCCTCCCTCCTCCGTCGCCATCACCATACACGCCAAGCCGGGCTCCAAGTCGGCCTCCATCACAG ATCTCAGCGACGAGG GTGGGGTCCAGATCGACGCGCCGGCCAAGGACGGCGAGGCCAACGCGGCGCTGCTCGAGTACATGAGCTCG GTTTTGGGGGTGAAGAAGAGGCAGGTCTCGATCGGTTCGGGCTCGAAATCGAGGGACAAGGTCGTGATCGTGGAGGAGGTGACCGTGAAGACCGTCTTCGATGCCCTGGCAAGAGCTTCGAAATGA